One Centroberyx gerrardi isolate f3 chromosome 2, fCenGer3.hap1.cur.20231027, whole genome shotgun sequence DNA window includes the following coding sequences:
- the slc5a1 gene encoding sodium/glucose cotransporter 1, whose protein sequence is MTQDYFGFSLIRSNGGNNSTVALNNPADISVIVIYFLVVLAVGVWAMVRTNRATVGGFFLAGRSMVWWPIGASLFASNIGSGHFVGIAGTAAASGIAIGGFEWNALIVVVILGWLFVPIYIKAGVVTMPEYLKKRFGGQRIRIYLSVLSLFLYVFTKISADMFSGAIFINQALGLNIYLAVVLLLLITALYTVTGGLAAVIYTDTLQTVIMVVGSFILMGFAFNEVGGYESFQERYMTAVPAATTNISEDCYEPRADSFHIFRNAVTGDLPWPGLVFGLTIQATWYWCTDQVIVQRCLSAKNLSHVKAGCILCGYLKLLPMFLMVFPGMMSRILYPNEVACVEPEECLKYCEASVGCTNIAYPKLVVDLMPDGLRGLMLSVMLASLMSSLTSIFNSASTLFTMDIYTKIRSSATEKELMIAGRVFILVLIGVSIAWIPIVQSAQSGQLFDYIQSITSYLTPPIAAVFMLAIFCKRVNESGAFYGLLIGLFIGLSRMITEFAYGTGSCVNPSNCPTIICGVHYLYFSIILFVISCILILGISLMTKPIADKHLYRLCWSLRNCKEERVDLEADDWVDNQESNSMDIEEPTEEQNLCKKAVMCFCGLEQKKGPKLSPEEQAELQRKLTDTTEVPLWRNVVNANAIILLCVCIFFHGFYG, encoded by the exons ATGACTCAGGATTACTTTGGATTCTCCTTAATAAGGAGCAATGGGGGGAACAATTCAACAGTCGCCCTCAACAATCCAGCAGATATATCTGTTATTGTGATTTACTTTCTGGTTGTCTTGGCTGTTGGAGTATGG GCCATGGTCCGCACCAACCGAGCCACAGTCGGTGGCTTCTTTCTGGCAGGGCGCAGCATGGTGTGGTGGCCG ATAGGAGCGTCGCTCTTTGCTAGCAACATTGGCAGCGGGCACTTTGTAGGAATTGCtggcactgctgctgcttctggaATAGCCATCGGAGGATTTGAATGGAAT gcCCTCATAGTGGTCGTCATTCTGGGATGGCTCTTTGTGCCCATCTATATTAAAGCTGGG GTGGTCACCATGCCTGAGTACCTGAAGAAGAGGTTTGGAGGACAGCGCATTCGGatctatctctctgtgctgtcactTTTCCTGTATGTTTTCACCAAGATCTCA GCAGATATGTTCTCTGGCGCCATTTTTATCAACCAGGCTCTTGGGTTGAATATCTACCTTGCTGTTGTCCTGCTGTTACTGATCACTGCTCTGTACACCGTCACAG GTGGATTGGCTGCAGTGATCTACACAGATACCTTACAGACCGTCATCATGGTTGTTGGATCATTCATCCTTATGGGCTTTG CCTTCAATGAGGTGGGGGGGTATGAGAGCTTTCAAGAGCGCTACATGACAGCTGTCCCTGCTGCCACTACTAACATCAGTGAAGACTGCTACGAGCCTCGGGCAGATTCCTTCCACATCTTTAGGAATGCGGTGACAGGAGACCTCCCGTGGCCGGGCCTGGTGTTTGGACTCACCATTCAGGCCACCTGGTACTGGTGCACTGATCAG GTGATCGTCCAGCGCTGCCTCTCAGCCAAGAACCTCTCTCATGTTAAGGCTGGCTGTATCTTATGCGGCTACCTGAAGCTGCTGCCTATGTTCCTCATGGTTTTCCCCGGCATGATGAGCAGGATCCTCTACCCTA ATGAAGTGGCATGTGTGGAACCGGAAGAATGTTTAAAGTACTGTGAGGCCAGTGTGGGCTGCACCAACATTGCTTATCCCAAACTGGTGGTGGACCTCATGCCTGATG GTCTGCGAGGTCTTATGCTGTCTGTGATGCTGGCGTCTCTGATGAGCTCCCTGACCTCCATCTTCAACAGTGCCAGCACTCTCTTTACCATGGACATCTACACCAAGATTCGCAGCTCCGCCACCGAGAAGGAACTCATGATTGCTGGCAG agtgttTATCTTGGTCCTGATCGGAGTGAGCATAGCATGGATCCCTATAGTGCAGTCGGCCCAGAGTGGCCAGCTGTTTGACTACATCCAGTCCATTACCAGCTACCTGACGCCGCCCATTGCTGCTGTCTTCATGCTCGCCATCTTCTGCAAACGCGTCAACGAATCT GGTGCATTTTATGGCCTCCTCATAGGCCTATTTATCGGCCTGTCCAGGATGATTACTGAGTTTGCCTATGGGACAGGCAGCTGCGTTAACCCTAGCAACTGTCCTACAATCATATGTGGAGTTCACTACCTCTACTTCTCCATTATCCTATTTGTCATCTCCTGTATCCTCATCCTGGGAATCTCCCTCATGACCAAGCCCATCGCTGACAAACAT TTGTATCGGTTGTGTTGGAGCCTGAGGAACTGtaaggaggagagagtggacCTTGAAGCAGATGATTGGGTGGATAATCAAGAATCCAACTCGATGGATATAGAAG AGCCCACTGAGGAGCAAAACTTGTGCAAGAAGGCGGTGATGTGCTTCTGCGGCCTGGAGCAGAAAAAAGGCCCGAAGCTGAGTCCAGAGGAGCAGGCTGAGCTGCAGAGGAAACTCACAGACACCACAGAGGTGCCGCTATGGAGGAATGTTGTCAATGCTAACGCCATcatcctcctgtgtgtgtgtattttcttcCATGGTTTCTACGGTTAA